The following are encoded together in the Bradyrhizobium algeriense genome:
- a CDS encoding amidohydrolase family protein — protein sequence MPKLKLPDIEKVVAIDIHTHAEEPCGMHGDDGYDDFQERMADYFKSPHKHPPTVPETAAYYRSKNIAAVIFPVDAERETGFRRYNNYEMLEVASDNLDVLIPFVSIDPHKGKLGVREARKLMEQYGVRGFKFHPTMQGFYANDRMAYPLYEAINDGGAIALFHTGQTGVGSGMPGGMGMRLKYSNPMYMDDVAADFPDLKIILAHPSFPWQEEALSVATHKPNVYIDLSGWSPKYFPPILVRYINSILQDKMLFGSDWPVITPDRWLADFAKLDIREEIRPKVLKANARKILGI from the coding sequence ATGCCCAAGCTCAAACTGCCCGATATCGAGAAAGTCGTCGCGATCGACATCCACACCCACGCGGAAGAGCCCTGCGGCATGCACGGCGACGACGGCTACGACGATTTCCAGGAGCGCATGGCGGACTATTTCAAGTCGCCGCACAAGCATCCGCCGACCGTGCCGGAGACCGCGGCCTATTACCGCTCCAAGAACATCGCGGCCGTGATCTTCCCGGTCGACGCCGAGCGCGAGACCGGTTTCCGCCGTTACAACAATTACGAGATGCTGGAAGTCGCGTCCGATAATCTCGATGTCCTGATCCCCTTCGTCTCGATCGATCCGCACAAGGGCAAGCTTGGTGTGCGCGAGGCGAGGAAGCTGATGGAGCAATACGGCGTCCGCGGCTTCAAATTCCACCCGACCATGCAGGGCTTCTATGCCAACGACCGCATGGCCTATCCGCTGTACGAGGCGATCAATGACGGCGGCGCGATCGCGCTGTTCCACACCGGGCAGACCGGCGTCGGCTCGGGCATGCCCGGCGGCATGGGAATGCGCTTAAAATATTCCAACCCGATGTATATGGACGATGTGGCGGCGGATTTCCCCGACCTCAAGATCATCCTCGCGCATCCTTCCTTCCCCTGGCAGGAAGAGGCGCTGTCGGTCGCGACCCACAAGCCGAACGTCTATATCGACCTCTCCGGCTGGTCGCCGAAATATTTTCCGCCGATTCTGGTGCGCTACATCAACTCCATTTTGCAGGACAAGATGCTGTTCGGCTCGGACTGGCCGGTGATTACGCCGGACCGCTGGCTGGCGGATTTCGCCAAGCTCGACATCCGGGAGGAAATCAGGCCGAAGGTGCTGAAGGCCAACGCAAGGAAGATTTTGGGTATATAA